Proteins from one Cryptomeria japonica chromosome 4, Sugi_1.0, whole genome shotgun sequence genomic window:
- the LOC131874724 gene encoding caffeic acid 3-O-methyltransferase 1-like codes for MASLESSMEAHLQLYEIFLTAAKPMALQAAVLLNIPDIIGSENQLSMEEIASHISASTNKPVHIDYLSRIMRLLASIGVFTEENTVDNRGIPQLKYGPTGLSKLLANNEAQQSCAPTLLFLNQNIMAQAYQFLHDTVIDGSQAFTKANGMNLFEYNSKNPEANRIFNEAMTAQTSSVMASVLKAYGGFKSFKSVVDVGGGAGSAISTIVNEYPHIHGINFDLPHVVRTAAPAKGVQHVEGNMFEKIPSADAVFMKRILHDWDDEHCLKILKNSYDATPEDGKVLIVDAVIDKEKGTKRQVGLMSDLLMMAGCIGGKERTEEEFKDLFHKAGFKSYSIIEIPFYHALIEVSK; via the exons ATGGCTTCCTTAGAGTCTTCCATGGAGGCACATCTCCAGCTCTATGAAATATTTCTTACAGCAGCCAAGCCCATGGCCCTTCAAGCAGCTGTCTTGCTTAACATTCCTGACATTATTGGTAGTGAAAACCAGCTCTCCATGGAGGAAATTGCTTCCCATATTTCTgcttccacaaacaaacctgtccACATAGACTACCTTTCTAGAATCATGAGGCTTCTGGCTTCCATTGGAGTCTTTACTGAAGAGAACACAGTGGATAACAGAGGCATTCCTCAATTAAAATATGGCCCAACTGGCCTCTCTAAATTGCTGGCAAATAATGAGGCGCAACAATCTTGTGCGCCCACTCTATTGTTCTTGAATCAAAATATTATGGCACAAGCTTATCAGTTTCTTCATGATACTGTCATAGATGGCAGCCAAGCATTCACCAAGGCCAATGGCATGAACCTTTTCGAGTACAATAGCAAGAATCCTGAGGCAAATAGAATATTCAATGAGGCCATGACTGCTCAGACAAGTTCTGTAATGGCTTCTGTGTTGAAGGCGTATGGTGGTTTCAAGAGCTTCAAGAGTGTGGTCGATGTTGGAGGAGGAGCAGGTTCTGCGATATCTACAATTGTTAATGAATATCCCCATATTCATGGCATCAATTTCGACCTTCCTCATGTTGTAAGGACTGCTGCTCCCGCAAAAG GAGTACAGCATGTGGAGGGTAATATGTTTGAGAAAATTCCATCAGCAGATGCAGTATTCATGAAG AGGATATTGCATGATTGGGATGATGAACattgtttgaaaattttaaagaatagcTATGACGCTACACCAGAAGATGGGAAGGTATTAATTGTGGATGCGGTCATTGATAAAGAAAAAGGAACCAAAAGACAAGTGGGACTAATGTCTGATTTATTAATGATGGCTGGTTGCATTGGTGGAAAGGAGAGAACAGAGGAGGAATTTAAGGACTTGTTTCATAAAGCAGGGTTTAAGAGTTATAGTATCATTGAAATACCTTTCTATCATGCACTTATAGAAGTTTCTAAATAG